The Thermotoga sp. SG1 genome includes a window with the following:
- a CDS encoding aldose epimerase family protein encodes MDYLMCHIEKEFFGTTFEGIPIYQYTLVNKNGAMVKIITYGAIVRELWVPGRSGTLFDVVLGFDSLQEYEEKNASYFFGAIVGRYANRIAGGSFKIDGVTYQLALNDGDRPNALHGGVKGFYTRVFKAIPMKTPKGPSLVLKYLSHDGEEGYPGNLDVTVIYTLTNENELKIEYRATTDKPTVVNLTHHSYFNLSGDGTILDHEIMINADHYTPVDENLIPTGEISSVEGTPYDLRSFKRLEDAIEPLKDTPTRGFDINYVLNGKDGELKLAAVLKSKKTSVRMEVYTTEPGLQFYTGNFLDVKGKGGKYYSPYSGLCLEAQHFPDSPNHSNFPSTILRPGEEYRQITVYKFSMEG; translated from the coding sequence ATGGACTATCTTATGTGCCACATTGAAAAGGAGTTCTTCGGAACAACATTTGAAGGGATTCCTATTTATCAGTATACACTCGTAAACAAAAACGGCGCGATGGTGAAGATCATCACCTATGGTGCTATAGTGAGAGAACTCTGGGTGCCAGGCCGCTCTGGCACCCTTTTCGATGTCGTATTGGGATTCGACTCTCTTCAAGAGTATGAAGAAAAAAACGCGAGTTATTTCTTCGGAGCGATCGTGGGAAGGTACGCAAACAGAATAGCAGGTGGAAGTTTCAAGATCGATGGTGTGACCTATCAACTTGCTTTGAACGATGGTGATCGCCCCAATGCACTCCACGGTGGTGTGAAAGGGTTTTATACTAGGGTTTTCAAAGCTATTCCTATGAAGACACCCAAAGGGCCCTCTCTCGTTCTGAAGTATCTGAGTCACGATGGTGAGGAGGGCTATCCTGGAAATCTGGATGTCACCGTTATCTACACTCTCACAAACGAAAACGAGTTGAAGATAGAATACCGTGCCACAACGGATAAACCCACCGTTGTGAATCTCACACACCATTCCTACTTCAATCTCTCAGGTGATGGAACAATACTAGATCATGAAATCATGATAAATGCCGATCACTACACTCCGGTCGACGAGAACCTCATACCAACAGGAGAAATATCGTCGGTTGAGGGAACCCCTTACGACCTGAGGTCTTTCAAAAGATTGGAAGATGCTATCGAACCACTGAAAGATACTCCAACCAGGGGATTCGATATAAACTACGTTCTGAACGGCAAGGATGGTGAATTGAAGCTTGCAGCGGTTTTGAAGAGCAAAAAAACCAGCGTAAGGATGGAAGTCTATACGACGGAACCTGGGCTCCAATTTTACACGGGAAATTTCCTTGATGTAAAAGGAAAGGGTGGAAAATACTACAGTCCTTACTCTGGTTTGTGTTTGGAGGCGCAGCACTTTCCTGACTCTCCGAATCATTCGAATTTCCCAAGTACCATTTTGAGGCCCGGGGAAGAATATAGACAGATTACTGTTTACAAGTTCTCGATGGAGGGTTGA
- the pfp gene encoding diphosphate--fructose-6-phosphate 1-phosphotransferase, whose product MAERLGILVGGGPAPGINSVISAVTIEAINNGLEVIGIYDGFKHLVEGKTNMVKKLTIEDVSRIHIEGGSILRTSRVNPAKSEETLEKTVQALKKLGIKYLVTIGGDDTAFSASKVCERSKGEIKVVHVPKTIDNDLPLPENMPTFGFETARHVATELVYNLMQDSRTTDRWYFVAMMGREAGHLALGVGKAASATITIIPEEFREGVTLEEVCDVLDGAILKRKLMGRNDGVAIIGEGIAEKMDPEELANIPGVIVEKDPHGHLRLAEIPLATILKRAIEKRFAERGERIRIVDVTIGYELRSARPIPFDIVYTRTLGYGAVRFLLGDYSDLPGGMVCVVGGRIKILPFDAFMDPKTGRTKVRLVDVHSEDYRVARKYMIRLEKKDLEDQNTLEKLAKLAKMEPEEFKKKYWHTTELP is encoded by the coding sequence GTGGCTGAAAGGTTGGGAATACTCGTCGGAGGAGGACCGGCACCTGGTATCAACAGTGTGATCAGTGCGGTCACCATCGAAGCCATAAACAACGGCCTTGAGGTGATCGGCATCTACGATGGATTCAAACATCTGGTGGAAGGAAAAACGAACATGGTGAAAAAGCTCACCATCGAGGATGTGTCCAGAATACACATCGAAGGAGGATCCATCCTCAGAACCTCAAGGGTGAACCCAGCAAAATCCGAAGAGACACTTGAAAAGACCGTTCAGGCTTTGAAAAAACTCGGAATAAAATACCTTGTTACAATCGGAGGAGACGACACCGCTTTCTCTGCAAGCAAGGTGTGTGAAAGATCCAAAGGCGAAATAAAGGTGGTCCACGTTCCAAAGACGATAGACAACGACCTTCCTCTTCCAGAGAACATGCCCACCTTCGGTTTCGAAACGGCACGACACGTGGCGACAGAGCTTGTCTACAACCTCATGCAGGACTCAAGAACAACAGATAGATGGTACTTTGTGGCGATGATGGGAAGAGAAGCGGGACATCTTGCCCTAGGTGTGGGAAAGGCAGCAAGTGCAACGATCACCATCATTCCCGAAGAATTCAGAGAAGGTGTGACCCTTGAGGAGGTGTGCGACGTTCTTGACGGGGCGATCCTGAAGAGAAAACTCATGGGAAGAAACGACGGAGTAGCTATCATAGGTGAAGGAATTGCAGAAAAGATGGATCCAGAAGAACTTGCCAACATTCCGGGAGTGATAGTGGAAAAAGATCCACACGGCCATCTGAGGCTCGCTGAAATCCCACTTGCAACGATCCTGAAGAGGGCCATAGAGAAAAGGTTTGCTGAGAGGGGAGAAAGGATCCGCATCGTCGATGTCACGATAGGTTACGAGCTCAGAAGCGCAAGACCAATTCCGTTCGACATCGTCTACACCAGAACACTCGGATACGGTGCAGTGAGATTTCTCCTTGGAGACTACTCGGACCTTCCAGGTGGCATGGTGTGCGTTGTCGGAGGAAGGATAAAGATCCTGCCGTTCGATGCCTTCATGGATCCGAAGACCGGCAGAACCAAGGTGAGATTGGTGGATGTTCACTCTGAAGATTATAGAGTGGCAAGAAAGTACATGATAAGGCTGGAAAAAAAGGACCTTGAGGACCAAAACACCTTGGAGAAACTGGCAAAACTTGCAAAGATGGAACCGGAAGAATTCAAAAAGAAATACTGGCACACGACAGAACTTCCATGA
- a CDS encoding ABC transporter ATP-binding protein has protein sequence MRTLARYLKPYWLFAVLAPLFMVVEVICDLSQPTLLARIVDEGIARGDLSVVLKTGILMLIVALIGAVGGIGCTIFASYASQNFGADLRKDLFKKVMSFSVSNVNKFHTSSLITRLTNDVTQLQNLVMMLLRIVVRAPLLFVGGIVMAVSINARLSSILLFLIPPIILLFVWLTRKGSPLFRKIQESTDEVNRVVRENLMGIRVVRAFRREEHENKNFQRANESLKRSIVNAFSLIVFALPLFIFIVNMGMIGVLWFGGILVKNNQMEIGSIMAYTNYLMQIMFSLMMIGNILNFIVRAGASAKRVLEVLNERPAIEEAENALAFSSAKGEVSFENVEFRYFEGAETVLSDVNFSVEPGEVIAVLGETGSGKTTLMNLIPRLIDPDRGRVKVDETDVKMVKLKDLRKHISVVPQETILFSGTVKENLKWGREDATDEEIIEAAKIAQIHDFIAGLPEGYDSRVERGGRNFSGGQKQRLSIARALVKKPRILILDDCTSSVDPITEKRILGGLKHYTKECTTFIITQKIPTALLADKILVLHEGKIAGFGLHEELLKNCKPYREIYESQFGNGVMNGA, from the coding sequence ATGAGAACGCTTGCACGCTACCTTAAGCCTTACTGGTTGTTCGCCGTTCTTGCACCCCTTTTCATGGTCGTGGAAGTGATATGTGATCTTTCACAACCAACTCTTCTGGCACGCATCGTCGACGAAGGAATAGCTCGAGGAGATCTTTCCGTGGTTTTGAAAACAGGAATTCTGATGCTGATAGTAGCTCTGATCGGAGCGGTTGGGGGAATTGGCTGCACCATCTTTGCAAGTTACGCCAGCCAGAACTTCGGTGCTGACTTGAGGAAAGATTTGTTCAAGAAGGTGATGAGTTTTTCTGTCTCCAACGTGAACAAGTTTCATACATCTTCTCTGATCACACGTCTCACCAACGATGTCACACAGCTTCAAAATCTGGTGATGATGCTTCTCAGGATCGTTGTGAGGGCTCCTTTGCTCTTTGTGGGTGGGATAGTGATGGCAGTGTCCATCAACGCCCGACTTTCTTCTATATTGCTCTTTCTGATACCACCCATAATTCTTCTTTTCGTGTGGCTCACCAGAAAAGGAAGTCCTCTCTTTCGGAAGATACAGGAGAGCACCGACGAAGTAAACAGAGTTGTGAGAGAAAACCTCATGGGAATCAGAGTAGTTAGAGCATTTCGCAGAGAAGAACATGAAAATAAAAACTTCCAACGAGCGAACGAATCCCTAAAGAGATCCATCGTCAACGCCTTCTCTTTGATCGTCTTTGCCCTGCCTCTTTTTATCTTCATAGTGAACATGGGAATGATCGGTGTTCTCTGGTTTGGAGGTATCCTGGTAAAAAACAACCAGATGGAGATAGGAAGCATCATGGCATACACGAACTATCTCATGCAGATCATGTTCTCTCTCATGATGATCGGAAACATACTCAACTTCATAGTCAGGGCGGGTGCTTCGGCAAAGAGAGTTCTTGAGGTATTGAACGAAAGGCCTGCAATCGAAGAGGCAGAGAACGCTCTGGCTTTCTCCAGTGCGAAGGGGGAGGTCTCTTTTGAAAACGTTGAGTTCAGATACTTCGAAGGGGCAGAGACAGTCCTCAGCGATGTGAACTTCTCTGTAGAACCTGGCGAAGTCATCGCCGTTCTGGGAGAAACGGGTTCCGGGAAGACCACCCTCATGAACCTCATACCAAGACTCATCGATCCGGATCGTGGACGTGTGAAGGTTGATGAAACAGATGTAAAGATGGTGAAGCTGAAAGATCTGAGGAAACACATATCCGTTGTTCCTCAGGAGACCATCCTTTTTTCCGGTACCGTGAAAGAGAACCTGAAGTGGGGTAGAGAAGACGCCACGGACGAGGAGATCATTGAAGCAGCGAAGATAGCTCAGATACACGATTTCATAGCTGGTCTGCCCGAAGGTTATGATTCTCGCGTTGAAAGAGGCGGGAGGAATTTCTCGGGAGGCCAAAAACAAAGGCTCTCCATAGCACGGGCTCTCGTGAAAAAACCCAGGATTCTGATATTGGATGACTGTACAAGTTCCGTCGATCCCATAACGGAAAAAAGGATACTGGGAGGTTTAAAACACTACACAAAAGAGTGCACGACGTTCATCATCACACAGAAGATCCCAACGGCACTCCTTGCCGACAAGATTTTGGTTCTCCACGAAGGAAAAATCGCCGGGTTTGGCCTTCACGAAGAGCTCCTGAAGAACTGTAAACCTTATCGTGAAATATACGAGTCCCAGTTCGGAAATGGGGTGATGAACGGTGCCTGA
- a CDS encoding ABC transporter ATP-binding protein — protein MPEIRRRPHGPVLEKSALKNPKATLKRFLGYLRPHVLTLTLVFVFVTVSSFLGILSPYLIGKTIDEVFVPRAFDRLPKYVLVLGSIYVLTSFLFWLQGKLMLKLSQDVVFRMRKELFEKLQRIPVGFFDKTPHGDIMSRLINDVDNINNVLGNSIVQVFSGIVTLIGVVIMMFKVDIVLSLVTLSIVPLTVLITRIVSSRTRKYFYENQKVLGELNGIIEEDISGLSVIKLFTREEKEIEKFNRVNEVLRRVGARAQIFSGILPPLMNMVNNLGFALISGFGGWLALRGTITVGTIATFIGYSRQFTRPLNELSNQFNMIQMALASAERIFEILDLEEEKDDPEAIELKDMKGEIVFRNVWFSYDKKTPVLKNITFHIKPGQRVALVGPTGSGKTTIVNLLMRFYEVDEGQILIDGVDIKRIKKSSLRSNIGIVLQDTILFSTTVKENLKYANPDATDKEIEEAAKLTHADHFIKHLPEGYDTVLTDNGEDLSQGQRQLLAITRAFLANPKILILDEATSNVDTKTEKSIQSAMWKLMEGKTSIIIAHRLNTIKNADLIIVLKDGEIVEMGKHDELIQNRGFYYELFTSQYGMILEKK, from the coding sequence GTGCCTGAGATCAGAAGACGTCCACACGGTCCCGTTCTGGAAAAATCGGCACTAAAGAATCCAAAAGCTACTTTGAAGAGATTTCTTGGTTATCTGAGACCACACGTTCTCACCCTGACACTGGTCTTTGTCTTCGTCACCGTGTCTTCTTTTCTTGGAATACTCTCGCCGTACCTGATAGGAAAAACGATCGATGAGGTCTTCGTTCCAAGGGCGTTCGATCGATTGCCTAAGTACGTGCTTGTTCTTGGATCAATCTATGTGCTCACTTCTTTTCTCTTCTGGCTTCAGGGAAAACTCATGCTGAAACTTTCCCAGGATGTTGTCTTTCGCATGAGAAAGGAACTCTTTGAGAAACTCCAGAGAATACCGGTTGGTTTTTTCGATAAAACACCCCATGGAGACATCATGAGCAGACTCATAAACGATGTGGACAACATAAACAACGTCCTTGGAAACAGCATTGTCCAAGTGTTTTCCGGGATCGTAACTCTCATCGGTGTTGTGATCATGATGTTCAAGGTCGATATTGTGCTTTCACTCGTAACACTCTCCATCGTTCCTCTGACAGTTCTGATCACCAGGATCGTCTCCAGCCGAACAAGGAAGTACTTCTACGAAAACCAGAAAGTCCTGGGTGAACTCAACGGGATAATAGAGGAAGACATCTCCGGGCTTTCCGTTATAAAACTGTTCACCCGCGAGGAAAAGGAAATAGAAAAGTTCAACCGTGTGAACGAAGTTCTCAGAAGAGTTGGGGCGAGGGCACAGATCTTCTCAGGAATTCTGCCGCCCCTGATGAACATGGTCAACAACCTCGGGTTTGCTCTGATCAGTGGTTTTGGGGGATGGCTCGCCCTCAGAGGGACGATCACGGTGGGTACGATCGCCACCTTCATAGGGTATTCCAGACAGTTCACAAGACCGTTGAACGAACTTTCGAACCAGTTCAACATGATACAGATGGCACTCGCCAGCGCAGAGAGAATATTCGAAATTCTCGATCTCGAAGAGGAAAAGGATGATCCCGAAGCCATTGAACTGAAAGATATGAAAGGAGAGATCGTGTTCAGAAACGTCTGGTTCTCCTACGACAAAAAAACACCCGTTCTCAAGAACATAACCTTCCACATAAAACCTGGTCAAAGGGTCGCTCTGGTGGGACCCACCGGTTCTGGAAAGACGACCATAGTGAACCTCCTCATGAGATTCTACGAGGTGGATGAGGGACAGATCCTCATCGACGGCGTGGACATAAAGAGGATAAAGAAAAGCTCTCTGAGATCCAACATAGGAATCGTCCTTCAGGATACCATACTGTTCTCCACAACTGTGAAAGAAAACCTGAAGTACGCAAATCCCGATGCAACGGATAAGGAGATAGAAGAGGCAGCGAAACTGACGCACGCCGATCACTTCATAAAGCACCTTCCGGAGGGATACGACACGGTTCTCACGGACAACGGCGAAGATCTGAGTCAAGGGCAAAGACAACTTCTTGCCATAACCAGGGCCTTTCTTGCAAATCCAAAGATTCTGATACTGGATGAGGCAACAAGCAACGTCGACACGAAGACAGAAAAGAGTATACAGTCGGCCATGTGGAAGCTTATGGAAGGAAAGACCAGTATCATCATAGCCCACAGGTTGAACACGATCAAAAACGCAGACCTCATTATCGTTCTGAAGGATGGTGAGATCGTAGAGATGGGAAAGCACGACGAGTTGATACAGAACAGAGGTTTTTACTACGAGCTCTTCACGAGTCAGTACGGTATGATCCTGGAAAAAAAGTGA
- a CDS encoding sn-glycerol-1-phosphate dehydrogenase, with amino-acid sequence MRDILGKTFECTCGRIHEVPDIEIVGSSIKSAPDIFPEAFFIADLNTASLVNLPEKRSFVFAEKRPLTTMENVKRVIEESGDFPEIVSIGSGSLTDIARYAAYLSGKQFSCVPTAPSVDAYTSTVAPVLVDGVKKTFKAIPPRKILIDIDVLRNAPIDLLRAGVGDIIAKVSARMDWILSHIANDEYICDFVWDDIKDLLKEVLLRSEDILKREKSAVKTLMDAHLASGLNMVIVGNSRPASGAEHMVSHLIEMFHEERGELPPFHGLTVMIGVFVSTKAYEILMEEKNLPVEDFSIDERRKELLELFDEKKVKEFLETYKGKKIQGVDLEKIRKALEDIYSEFFPLLKKALETIDVTSMIRKYRRDFLSKIVRLSNTIRDRFTILDVFDEMKLLKSFSREIF; translated from the coding sequence ATGAGAGACATTCTTGGAAAGACCTTTGAGTGTACCTGTGGAAGAATTCATGAGGTTCCAGACATAGAAATTGTAGGGTCGTCTATAAAAAGCGCACCAGACATCTTCCCGGAAGCGTTTTTCATAGCGGATTTGAACACCGCTTCTCTGGTGAATCTGCCAGAGAAGCGGTCTTTTGTCTTTGCAGAAAAAAGACCTCTCACCACCATGGAGAACGTGAAAAGAGTGATCGAAGAGTCCGGTGATTTTCCGGAAATTGTCTCGATCGGATCGGGCAGCCTCACCGACATAGCAAGGTACGCTGCGTACCTTTCCGGAAAACAGTTCTCGTGTGTTCCCACGGCTCCCTCTGTTGATGCGTACACCTCCACCGTTGCCCCCGTTCTGGTGGATGGTGTGAAAAAGACGTTCAAGGCAATACCACCACGGAAGATTCTGATCGACATCGACGTTTTGAGAAACGCACCGATCGATCTTCTGAGAGCAGGTGTTGGAGATATCATCGCGAAGGTTTCGGCGAGGATGGATTGGATCCTATCACATATCGCAAACGACGAGTACATCTGCGACTTCGTCTGGGATGATATAAAGGACCTTCTGAAAGAGGTCCTGCTGAGATCCGAAGACATCTTGAAAAGAGAAAAGAGCGCTGTCAAGACTCTCATGGATGCCCATCTCGCCTCGGGTTTGAACATGGTGATCGTGGGAAATTCGAGGCCGGCGTCCGGTGCTGAACACATGGTGTCTCATCTCATAGAGATGTTCCACGAAGAAAGGGGAGAACTCCCCCCATTCCATGGTCTGACCGTTATGATAGGGGTTTTCGTTTCCACGAAGGCGTACGAGATATTGATGGAAGAAAAGAACCTACCTGTGGAGGATTTTTCCATAGACGAGAGAAGAAAAGAGCTTTTGGAACTTTTCGATGAGAAGAAAGTGAAGGAGTTTTTGGAAACCTACAAGGGGAAAAAGATTCAGGGAGTCGATCTGGAAAAGATCAGAAAAGCACTGGAGGATATCTACAGTGAATTTTTCCCGCTTCTCAAAAAAGCCCTTGAAACGATAGATGTGACTTCGATGATCAGAAAGTACAGGAGAGACTTCCTGTCGAAGATCGTGAGGCTCTCAAACACCATCAGAGACAGGTTCACCATCCTGGATGTTTTCGACGAAATGAAACTTTTGAAGAGTTTCTCCAGAGAAATATTTTGA
- a CDS encoding citrate synthase/methylcitrate synthase, producing the protein MIQKGLEGVKICKSSICYLDGINGRLFYRGIPVEELAEKSTFEETAYLLWYGKLPTKNELEKFKKKMAEYRDLSDEAVNILYHLPRNLHYIDVLKIFLSIHGSTDGVDEDLKEKAIKIASVFPTILAYYYRYSKGEEPIKPRKDLSHVENFYYMMFGEMNGKVRLLESAFILLMEQDINASTFAALVIASTLSDLYSCIVGALGALKGPLHGGASEKVPPMLEEIGSEDRVEEFVQKCLKEKRKIMGFGHRVYRTYDPRAVYLKKVLQRHFQDSRLFKIASKLEDYIVSNRIKNIYPNVDLYSSILFEEFGFPRNMFTALFATARVVGWTAHVIEYVSDNKLIRPTSEYVGPLNIEYIPIERRDENG; encoded by the coding sequence TTGATACAAAAAGGATTGGAAGGCGTCAAGATATGCAAAAGTTCAATATGTTATCTGGATGGTATCAACGGGAGACTCTTCTATCGGGGTATACCGGTCGAAGAACTGGCGGAAAAATCGACCTTTGAAGAGACAGCGTACCTGCTCTGGTACGGGAAGCTTCCCACCAAAAACGAACTGGAAAAGTTCAAAAAAAAGATGGCAGAGTACAGAGACCTTTCCGATGAAGCGGTTAACATACTCTACCATCTTCCCAGAAATCTTCACTACATCGATGTTCTGAAGATATTCCTCTCAATACACGGTTCAACGGACGGGGTGGATGAAGATCTCAAGGAGAAAGCGATAAAGATCGCAAGTGTTTTTCCTACCATTCTCGCGTATTACTACAGGTATTCAAAAGGGGAGGAACCGATAAAGCCAAGGAAAGATCTGTCGCACGTGGAGAACTTCTACTACATGATGTTTGGGGAGATGAACGGAAAGGTTCGCCTTCTGGAATCTGCTTTCATTCTCCTGATGGAGCAAGACATAAACGCCTCCACCTTTGCTGCCCTCGTGATAGCCTCCACCCTCTCCGATCTTTACTCGTGTATCGTAGGGGCTCTAGGTGCTCTCAAAGGACCTCTCCACGGCGGAGCGAGCGAAAAGGTTCCACCCATGCTGGAGGAGATCGGCAGTGAAGACAGGGTAGAAGAATTCGTTCAGAAGTGCCTGAAAGAGAAAAGAAAAATCATGGGTTTTGGACACAGGGTCTACAGGACGTACGATCCAAGGGCGGTCTACCTGAAAAAGGTTCTACAGAGGCATTTTCAGGACAGCCGGCTTTTCAAAATTGCCAGTAAACTTGAAGATTACATAGTTTCAAACAGGATAAAGAACATATATCCCAACGTGGATCTGTACTCCAGTATCCTGTTTGAGGAGTTCGGATTTCCAAGGAACATGTTCACCGCCCTGTTTGCTACCGCGCGTGTCGTGGGCTGGACGGCCCATGTGATCGAGTATGTGAGTGACAACAAACTCATCAGGCCAACGAGTGAATATGTGGGTCCTCTGAACATCGAATACATTCCCATCGAGCGGAGGGATGAGAATGGGTAA
- a CDS encoding FGGY-family carbohydrate kinase — protein MYLIGSDIGTQGTKSVIVNEKGEVLAEAFKEYEVITPKPNWAEQWPDVWVKAVFETVKEVVEKSGVPKKEIAGIAISGLYGGSGIPVDKNMQPLRPCLIWMDRRAVKETEWVKQNVPREKLFEITGNYVDSYFGFTKIMWIRNNEPEIWKKIYKFITPKDYVIYQMTGEIVIDYSSAGNLGGVFDIKKLTWSKEMCDILGIPIEFLPERIVKSSDIVGRVTKEASELCGLLEGTPVVAGGIDAPVAQLSAGALEEGEHVAMVGTSTCWGTVHDGSKLAFGLVNYPYVVYDTERIYTFGGSATTGALARWFKEQFGESETIVGERTGISPYQLFDKEVKDIPAGSEGIVVLPYFMGERSPIWDPTARGVFFGVTLYHKRAHLYRALMEGGAYALRHNMEEGLKAGLKLNDECWIVGGVSKSSVWVKIFADVTGFKMRQVASLVEAPYGDAFLAGLGTGVIDKPERIKEWVKYKDPVEPDQENKKVYDRYYEIYRELYERTKDLMARL, from the coding sequence ATGTACCTCATCGGAAGTGATATAGGAACACAGGGGACAAAGTCTGTTATCGTGAACGAAAAAGGAGAAGTACTCGCGGAAGCCTTTAAAGAATATGAAGTGATCACCCCAAAACCGAACTGGGCTGAGCAGTGGCCGGATGTGTGGGTGAAAGCGGTCTTCGAAACGGTAAAGGAGGTAGTGGAAAAATCCGGAGTCCCAAAAAAGGAGATCGCCGGGATCGCAATAAGTGGACTCTACGGTGGATCTGGAATACCTGTCGACAAGAACATGCAACCTCTGAGACCCTGTCTCATCTGGATGGACAGAAGAGCAGTGAAGGAGACAGAGTGGGTGAAACAGAACGTTCCCAGGGAAAAACTCTTCGAGATCACGGGAAACTATGTGGATTCTTACTTTGGTTTCACCAAGATCATGTGGATCAGAAACAACGAACCTGAGATATGGAAGAAGATCTACAAGTTCATCACCCCAAAAGATTACGTGATCTACCAGATGACGGGAGAGATCGTCATAGATTACTCCTCTGCGGGAAACCTCGGAGGTGTCTTCGACATCAAAAAACTCACCTGGTCAAAGGAGATGTGCGATATACTGGGTATTCCAATCGAGTTTCTACCAGAGAGGATCGTGAAGTCTTCGGATATAGTTGGAAGGGTGACAAAGGAAGCTTCTGAACTGTGTGGTCTTCTTGAAGGAACACCCGTGGTCGCAGGGGGAATAGACGCTCCTGTAGCGCAGCTTTCTGCTGGTGCTCTCGAAGAGGGAGAACACGTGGCAATGGTGGGAACATCCACCTGCTGGGGGACCGTGCACGATGGATCAAAACTTGCCTTTGGTCTTGTGAACTATCCGTACGTGGTCTACGATACCGAGAGGATCTACACGTTCGGAGGATCCGCCACAACGGGAGCTCTTGCAAGGTGGTTCAAGGAGCAGTTCGGAGAAAGTGAAACGATTGTCGGCGAAAGAACGGGCATATCACCGTATCAACTTTTCGACAAAGAAGTGAAGGATATTCCTGCTGGAAGTGAAGGCATCGTTGTTCTTCCCTACTTCATGGGAGAAAGATCCCCGATCTGGGATCCCACTGCAAGAGGTGTGTTCTTCGGTGTCACTCTTTACCACAAAAGAGCGCACCTTTACAGAGCACTGATGGAGGGAGGAGCGTACGCTCTAAGGCACAACATGGAAGAAGGACTGAAGGCTGGTTTGAAACTGAACGACGAGTGCTGGATTGTCGGAGGTGTTTCGAAATCCTCCGTCTGGGTTAAAATATTCGCAGACGTCACCGGTTTCAAAATGAGACAGGTGGCGAGTCTTGTGGAGGCTCCTTACGGGGATGCTTTCCTCGCAGGACTGGGAACGGGTGTCATCGACAAACCGGAGAGAATAAAAGAATGGGTGAAGTACAAGGATCCGGTAGAACCGGATCAGGAGAACAAGAAAGTGTACGACAGGTACTACGAGATCTACAGGGAGCTCTACGAGAGAACAAAAGATCTGATGGCGAGGCTGTGA
- a CDS encoding L-ribulose-5-phosphate 4-epimerase, with amino-acid sequence MYEKERKELYDAHMILEKYGLVAYTSGNVSVRIGDHVLIKPSGVPYTVLKPEDFVVVDLEGNVVEGEKKPSVDTATHLYLYKHLDWAKSVIHTHSTFAMVWAILEKTIPVLCTAHADVFGEEIPLTEYAPVGSEAIGKAVLKVIGKSGAVLLRKHGVMVVGTSVEDAVKKAIFLEEVAKAAYFATLAGKPEPLPPEEVDRLYNQYHTKYGQK; translated from the coding sequence ATGTACGAAAAAGAGCGAAAAGAACTCTACGATGCCCACATGATACTGGAAAAATACGGTCTTGTTGCTTACACGAGTGGAAACGTCAGTGTGAGGATAGGTGATCACGTGTTGATAAAACCCTCCGGTGTTCCCTACACCGTTTTGAAACCAGAAGATTTCGTCGTGGTAGACCTGGAAGGAAACGTGGTGGAAGGTGAGAAAAAACCATCTGTCGACACTGCAACACATCTTTATCTGTACAAACACCTGGACTGGGCAAAATCTGTGATCCATACCCACTCCACCTTCGCCATGGTGTGGGCGATTCTGGAAAAAACCATCCCCGTTCTTTGCACAGCCCACGCGGATGTGTTCGGAGAGGAGATTCCGCTGACAGAGTACGCTCCCGTTGGATCTGAAGCGATAGGAAAAGCAGTACTGAAGGTGATCGGAAAATCCGGTGCTGTTCTTCTCAGAAAACACGGTGTAATGGTCGTGGGGACCTCCGTGGAGGACGCTGTGAAGAAGGCCATCTTTCTGGAAGAGGTTGCAAAAGCGGCTTACTTTGCAACACTTGCAGGAAAACCAGAACCTCTACCACCTGAAGAGGTCGATCGTCTTTACAATCAGTATCACACCAAATACGGGCAGAAGTGA
- a CDS encoding PadR family transcriptional regulator: MRDIKGHLKFLVLHVISQEPSHGYHIMKKISQIMGAEPPSPGALYPVLSSLRKQRYIETHEEGKKKIYRLSEKGRKFLKEHEKEIKEALEFAERFRMFSEICGSSIRNVMDVIFKNVKNLSSDQRSKLKQITEEFEKKVYSIVYGGKNEK; encoded by the coding sequence ATGCGAGATATCAAAGGACACCTTAAGTTTTTGGTTCTTCATGTTATCTCTCAGGAGCCATCGCATGGATACCACATAATGAAGAAGATTTCTCAGATCATGGGGGCAGAGCCTCCAAGTCCTGGTGCCCTCTATCCTGTTCTTTCTTCCCTCAGAAAACAGAGATACATAGAGACACACGAAGAGGGAAAAAAGAAGATCTACCGCTTGAGTGAGAAAGGAAGAAAATTTCTGAAAGAGCATGAAAAGGAGATAAAAGAAGCACTGGAGTTTGCCGAAAGGTTCAGGATGTTTTCCGAAATATGCGGATCTTCCATAAGGAATGTGATGGATGTGATCTTCAAGAACGTGAAGAACCTGAGTTCAGACCAGAGAAGCAAGCTGAAACAGATCACGGAAGAGTTCGAAAAGAAGGTGTACAGCATCGTTTACGGAGGGAAGAATGAGAAATGA